Proteins encoded by one window of Cupriavidus sp. EM10:
- the aspS gene encoding aspartate--tRNA ligase, protein MSSMRTHYCGLVTEQLTGQEVALTGWVQRRRDHGGVIFVDLRDREGLVQVVCDPDRPEMFKAAEEIRNEFCIRVVGKVRPRPAGTENANLTSGKIEVLCHELTVLNPSVTPPFQLDDDNLSETTRLTHRVLDLRRPQMQYNLRLRYKVAMEVRKYLDAQGFIDIETPMLGKSTPEGARDYLVPSRVNPGHFFALPQSPQIFKQMLMVSGFDRYYQITKCFRDEDLRADRQPEFTQIDCETSFLTEQEIRDLFEDMMRTVFKNAIDVDLVSKFPVMEFREAMARFGSDKPDLRVKLEFTELTDVMKDVDFKVFSGPANSDNGRVVGLRVPGGSAISRGEIDAYTQFVAIYGAKGLAWIKVNEVAKGRDGLQSPIVKNLHDAAINEILKRTEAQDGDIIFFGADKAKVVNDAIGALRLKIGHSEFGKSTGLFEDTWKPLWVIDFPMFEYDEEDARWVAMHHPFTSPKDEHLQYLETDPGKCIAKAYDMVLNGWEMGGGSVRIYREDVQSKVFRALKIGDEEARAKFGYLLDALQYGAPPHGGLAFGLDRIVTMMAGADSIRDVIAFPKTQRAQDLLTQAPSSVDEKQLRELHIRLRAQEPKTTS, encoded by the coding sequence ATGTCTTCCATGCGTACACATTACTGCGGTCTGGTGACCGAACAACTGACCGGCCAGGAAGTGGCCCTGACGGGCTGGGTGCAGCGCCGTCGCGACCATGGCGGCGTGATCTTCGTCGACCTGCGCGACCGCGAAGGCCTGGTGCAGGTGGTGTGCGATCCGGACCGTCCGGAGATGTTCAAGGCCGCGGAAGAAATCCGCAACGAATTCTGCATCCGCGTGGTGGGCAAGGTTCGCCCGCGCCCGGCCGGTACCGAGAATGCCAACCTGACCTCGGGCAAGATCGAGGTGCTGTGCCATGAGCTGACCGTGCTGAACCCGTCGGTCACGCCGCCGTTCCAGCTGGACGACGACAACCTGTCGGAAACCACCCGCCTGACGCACCGCGTGCTGGACCTGCGCCGTCCGCAGATGCAGTACAACCTGCGCCTGCGCTACAAGGTGGCGATGGAAGTGCGCAAGTACCTGGACGCGCAGGGCTTCATCGACATCGAGACCCCGATGCTGGGCAAGAGCACGCCCGAAGGCGCCCGCGACTACCTGGTGCCGTCGCGTGTGAATCCGGGCCACTTCTTCGCGCTGCCGCAGTCGCCGCAGATCTTCAAGCAGATGCTGATGGTCTCGGGCTTCGATCGCTACTACCAGATCACCAAGTGCTTCCGTGACGAGGACCTGCGCGCCGACCGCCAGCCCGAATTCACGCAGATCGACTGCGAAACGTCGTTCCTGACCGAACAGGAGATCCGTGACCTGTTCGAGGACATGATGCGCACCGTGTTCAAGAACGCCATCGACGTGGACCTGGTGTCCAAGTTCCCGGTGATGGAGTTCCGCGAAGCCATGGCCCGTTTCGGTTCGGACAAGCCGGACCTGCGCGTCAAGCTGGAATTCACCGAACTGACCGACGTCATGAAGGACGTCGATTTCAAGGTCTTCTCTGGCCCGGCCAACAGCGACAACGGTCGCGTGGTGGGCCTGCGCGTGCCGGGCGGCAGCGCGATCTCGCGCGGCGAAATCGACGCCTACACCCAGTTCGTGGCGATCTACGGCGCCAAGGGCCTGGCCTGGATCAAGGTCAACGAAGTGGCCAAGGGCCGTGACGGCCTGCAGTCGCCGATCGTGAAGAACCTGCACGACGCCGCGATCAACGAGATCCTGAAGCGCACCGAAGCCCAGGACGGCGACATCATCTTCTTTGGCGCCGACAAGGCCAAGGTGGTTAACGACGCCATCGGCGCGCTGCGCCTGAAGATCGGCCATTCGGAATTCGGCAAGAGCACCGGCCTGTTCGAGGACACCTGGAAGCCGCTGTGGGTGATCGACTTCCCGATGTTCGAGTACGACGAGGAAGATGCCCGCTGGGTGGCCATGCACCACCCGTTCACGAGCCCCAAGGACGAGCACCTGCAGTACCTGGAAACGGACCCTGGCAAGTGCATCGCCAAGGCCTACGACATGGTGCTGAACGGCTGGGAAATGGGCGGCGGCTCGGTGCGTATCTACCGCGAGGATGTGCAGAGCAAGGTGTTCCGCGCGCTGAAGATCGGCGACGAGGAAGCGCGTGCCAAGTTCGGCTACCTGCTCGACGCACTGCAGTATGGTGCGCCGCCGCACGGCGGCCTGGCCTTCGGCCTGGACCGCATCGTGACGATGATGGCCGGCGCCGATTCGATCCGCGACGTGATCGCCTTCCCGAAGACGCAGCGCGCCCAGGACCTGCTGACCCAGGCCCCGAGCTCCGTCGACGAGAAGCAATTGCGCGAGCTGCATATCCGCCTGCGCGCGCAAGAGCCGAAGACGACTTCCTGA
- a CDS encoding sodium:solute symporter family protein — protein MLIWFVIIYWVISVGIGLWAALRVKGTADFAVAGRSLPFYIVTATVFATWFGSETVLGIPAVFLKEGLSGVVSDPFGSSLCLILVGLFFARPLYRMNLLTIGDYYHNRYGRLAEVLTTLCIVVSYLGWVAAQIKALGLVFYTVSDGALSQEAGMMIGAASVLVYTLFGGMWSVAVTDFIQMIIIVIGMLYIGYEVSGQAGGVTAVVSHAAAAGKFEFLPSLDLVQIIGFAAALFTMMLGSIPQQDVFQRVTSSKTEQIAGRASVLGGVLYFFFAFIPMFLAYSATLIDPQMVEKYINSDSQLILPQLILNHAPMFAQVMFFGALLSAIKSCASATLLAPSVTFAENILRPYFRHLSDKQFLRVMQAVVLVFTTLVTLFALNSHLSIFHMVENAYKVTLVSAFVPLAFGLFWKPATRQGGLLAIVLGLSSWLTCEVGFAGATVPPQMVGLMFSIGGMVFGSLLPQWISDRPPVREVHIA, from the coding sequence ATGCTGATCTGGTTCGTCATCATCTATTGGGTTATCTCGGTCGGCATCGGCCTGTGGGCGGCGCTGCGCGTCAAGGGCACCGCCGACTTCGCCGTCGCGGGTCGCAGCCTGCCGTTCTACATCGTCACCGCCACGGTCTTCGCCACATGGTTCGGCTCTGAAACCGTGCTCGGCATCCCGGCCGTCTTCCTCAAGGAAGGCCTGTCGGGCGTGGTGTCCGACCCCTTCGGTTCGTCGCTCTGCCTGATCCTGGTGGGCCTGTTCTTTGCCCGGCCGCTGTACCGGATGAACCTGCTGACGATCGGCGACTACTATCACAACCGCTATGGCCGGCTGGCCGAAGTGCTGACCACGCTGTGCATCGTGGTGTCGTACCTGGGCTGGGTGGCGGCGCAGATCAAGGCGCTGGGGCTGGTGTTCTATACCGTGTCGGACGGCGCGCTGTCGCAGGAGGCCGGCATGATGATCGGCGCGGCCAGCGTGCTGGTCTATACGCTGTTCGGCGGGATGTGGTCGGTGGCCGTGACCGACTTCATCCAGATGATCATCATCGTGATCGGCATGCTCTACATCGGCTACGAAGTCAGCGGGCAGGCCGGCGGCGTGACCGCCGTGGTGTCGCATGCGGCGGCCGCCGGCAAGTTCGAATTCCTGCCGTCGCTCGACCTGGTGCAGATCATCGGGTTTGCGGCGGCGCTGTTTACGATGATGCTGGGCTCGATTCCGCAGCAGGACGTGTTCCAGCGGGTGACGTCGTCGAAAACCGAGCAGATCGCCGGGCGGGCCTCGGTGCTGGGCGGCGTGCTGTACTTCTTCTTTGCCTTTATCCCGATGTTCCTGGCCTACTCGGCCACGCTGATCGACCCGCAGATGGTCGAGAAGTACATCAATTCGGATTCGCAGCTGATCCTGCCGCAACTGATCCTGAACCACGCGCCGATGTTCGCGCAGGTGATGTTCTTCGGCGCGCTGCTGTCGGCCATCAAGAGCTGTGCTTCGGCCACGCTGCTGGCGCCGTCGGTGACGTTTGCGGAGAACATCCTGCGCCCGTATTTCCGCCATTTGAGCGACAAGCAGTTCCTCCGGGTGATGCAGGCGGTGGTGCTGGTCTTCACCACGCTGGTGACGCTGTTCGCGCTCAATTCGCACCTGTCGATTTTCCACATGGTGGAAAACGCCTACAAGGTGACGCTGGTGTCGGCCTTCGTGCCGCTGGCCTTCGGCCTGTTCTGGAAGCCGGCCACGCGGCAGGGCGGCCTGCTGGCCATCGTGCTGGGGCTGAGCTCGTGGCTGACGTGCGAAGTCGGCTTTGCCGGCGCTACCGTGCCGCCGCAGATGGTGGGCCTGATGTTCTCGATCGGCGGCATGGTGTTCGGTTCGCTGCTGCCGCAGTGGATCAGCGACCGGCCGCCCGTCCGAGAAGTGCATATTGCATAA
- the nudB gene encoding dihydroneopterin triphosphate diphosphatase translates to MRYKIPESVLVVIHTPDLQVLLIERADRPGFWQSVTGSLDAEDEPLAATAAREVAEETGIVASRYQLTDWQHTIDYEIYPQWRHRYAPGVTRNTEHWFGLCVPEPLPVTLAPREHLQFEWLPWQAAAARCFSSSNAEAVRQLAWRMAGAQSVEAGAERGVAS, encoded by the coding sequence ATGCGCTACAAGATTCCCGAATCTGTGCTGGTCGTCATCCATACGCCAGACCTGCAAGTCCTGTTGATCGAGCGTGCCGACCGGCCAGGCTTCTGGCAATCGGTCACGGGCAGCCTTGATGCCGAAGACGAGCCGCTGGCGGCCACGGCCGCGCGCGAAGTGGCCGAGGAAACCGGCATCGTGGCCAGCCGCTACCAGCTGACCGACTGGCAGCATACGATCGACTACGAAATCTATCCCCAGTGGCGCCATCGGTATGCGCCCGGCGTCACGCGGAATACCGAGCACTGGTTCGGGCTGTGCGTGCCCGAGCCGTTGCCGGTGACGCTGGCGCCGCGCGAGCACCTGCAGTTCGAATGGCTGCCCTGGCAGGCGGCTGCCGCACGCTGCTTTTCGAGCAGCAATGCCGAGGCGGTGCGCCAGCTTGCCTGGCGCATGGCGGGCGCACAAAGCGTGGAAGCGGGCGCCGAACGCGGAGTGGCATCATGA
- a CDS encoding DUF502 domain-containing protein: MATKKTSAIKTWFLTGLLVLVPLGITLWVLNLIIGTMDQSMALLPLAWQPESLFGRRIPGLGAILTLLFILLVGVLTHNFIGQRLVRWWEALLGHIPVVGPIYTSVKQVSDTLLSSSGNAFRKALLVQYPREGSWTIAFLTGRPGGDVQNHLQGEYVSVYVPTTPNPTSGFFLMMPKADTIELDMTVDAALKYIVSMGVVAPTDLPRRTGDVRADEAVLVADEVADTHTN, translated from the coding sequence GTGGCTACCAAGAAAACGTCTGCCATCAAGACCTGGTTCCTGACCGGTCTGCTCGTGCTCGTGCCGCTGGGCATCACACTGTGGGTGCTCAACCTGATCATCGGCACGATGGACCAGAGCATGGCGCTGCTGCCGCTGGCGTGGCAGCCGGAGAGCCTGTTCGGGCGCCGCATCCCGGGCCTGGGCGCGATCCTGACCCTGCTCTTCATCCTGCTGGTGGGCGTGCTGACGCACAACTTCATCGGCCAGCGCCTGGTGCGCTGGTGGGAAGCGCTGCTGGGCCATATCCCGGTGGTGGGCCCGATCTACACCAGCGTGAAGCAGGTGTCGGACACGCTGCTGTCGTCCTCGGGCAATGCGTTCCGCAAGGCGCTGCTGGTGCAGTATCCGCGCGAAGGGTCGTGGACGATCGCATTTCTGACCGGGCGCCCGGGCGGAGACGTGCAAAATCACCTCCAAGGCGAATACGTCAGCGTGTACGTGCCGACGACGCCGAACCCGACTTCGGGCTTCTTCCTGATGATGCCGAAGGCAGACACCATCGAGCTGGACATGACCGTCGACGCGGCGCTGAAGTACATCGTGTCGATGGGCGTGGTGGCCCCGACCGACCTGCCGCGCCGCACCGGCGATGTCCGAGCGGACGAAGCCGTGCTGGTTGCCGACGAAGTCGCCGACACCCATACCAACTGA
- a CDS encoding TetR/AcrR family transcriptional regulator yields the protein MRKGEMTRVAILDAALELSSRDGLEGLTIGLLAERMQMSKSGVFAHFGSREDLQVEVVREYHRRFEQEVFYPSLQEPRGLPRLWSMVRRWMEKRIQEVTTGCIYISGAVEYDDRAESPVRDELVKSVTIWRAALLRAVDQAREEGHLRADCDPRLMLFEMYSLELGLHHDARFLRLPDSAELAMVALNKLIQSYRT from the coding sequence TTGCGAAAGGGTGAGATGACGCGCGTGGCGATTCTCGATGCCGCACTGGAACTGTCGTCCCGCGACGGGCTGGAAGGGCTGACCATCGGCCTGCTCGCGGAACGCATGCAGATGAGCAAGAGCGGCGTGTTCGCGCATTTTGGTTCGCGCGAAGACCTGCAGGTGGAAGTGGTGCGCGAGTATCACCGGCGGTTCGAGCAGGAGGTGTTCTACCCCTCGCTGCAGGAACCGCGCGGTCTGCCTCGCCTGTGGTCGATGGTGCGGCGCTGGATGGAAAAGCGCATCCAGGAAGTGACCACGGGTTGCATCTACATCAGCGGGGCGGTCGAGTACGACGACCGCGCGGAAAGCCCGGTACGTGACGAGCTGGTCAAGAGCGTCACGATCTGGCGGGCCGCGCTGTTGCGTGCGGTGGACCAGGCCAGGGAAGAGGGGCACCTGCGCGCGGACTGCGATCCGCGCCTGATGCTGTTCGAAATGTACAGCCTTGAACTAGGCTTGCATCACGACGCCCGTTTCCTGCGCCTGCCGGACAGTGCCGAACTTGCCATGGTCGCGCTCAACAAGCTGATTCAGTCTTACCGAACCTGA
- a CDS encoding FmdB family zinc ribbon protein yields MPIYAYRCDACGHGRDVLQKMSDAPLTDCPSCGTAGTFKKQLTAAGFQLKGSGWYVTDFRGGSGGASAPASAPAADAPSTAPAAPAGAPAPAAPATPAAGSN; encoded by the coding sequence ATGCCGATCTATGCCTACCGTTGCGACGCCTGCGGCCACGGGCGCGATGTGCTGCAGAAAATGAGCGATGCCCCGCTCACGGACTGCCCATCCTGCGGCACCGCCGGAACCTTCAAGAAGCAACTGACTGCAGCCGGCTTCCAGCTCAAGGGCTCGGGCTGGTACGTGACCGACTTCCGTGGCGGCAGCGGCGGCGCCAGTGCCCCGGCCAGCGCGCCGGCAGCCGATGCCCCGTCGACGGCTCCGGCCGCTCCGGCCGGAGCACCGGCACCGGCGGCACCGGCCACGCCGGCCGCCGGCAGCAACTGA
- a CDS encoding endonuclease/exonuclease/phosphatase family protein: MKLRVVTYNIHKGVKGFSGKPRIQSVRTGLQSMDADIVFLQEVQDRNDRLIAAELFDPDHTQLNYLATDAYPHSVYGRNAVYEHGHHGNAILSRHPILMSENLDISDHRFEQRGLLHAVADINGVEAHLICVHFGLFARSRVRQASALVDRVRAVVPDHAPLVIAGDFNDWNHKLDTRICNTLNAKESAHAKNGRIHTFPSHMPWWQLDRIYVRGFEIERTQALTGREWAERSDHVPLMAELAHRVAIPEA, from the coding sequence ATGAAACTGCGCGTGGTGACCTACAACATCCACAAGGGCGTGAAAGGTTTCAGCGGCAAGCCGCGCATCCAGAGCGTACGCACGGGCCTGCAGTCGATGGACGCCGATATCGTGTTCCTGCAGGAAGTGCAGGACCGCAACGACCGCCTGATTGCCGCCGAACTGTTCGACCCCGACCATACCCAGCTCAACTACCTGGCCACCGACGCCTATCCGCATTCGGTCTACGGCCGCAACGCGGTGTACGAGCACGGGCACCACGGCAACGCCATCCTGTCGCGCCATCCGATCCTGATGTCGGAAAACCTTGATATTTCGGACCACCGCTTCGAGCAGCGCGGGCTGCTGCACGCAGTGGCGGATATCAATGGCGTCGAGGCGCACCTGATCTGCGTGCATTTCGGGCTGTTCGCCCGTAGCCGTGTGCGCCAGGCCAGCGCGCTGGTGGATCGGGTGCGGGCGGTGGTGCCAGACCACGCGCCGCTGGTGATCGCCGGCGACTTCAACGACTGGAACCACAAGCTCGATACGCGCATCTGCAACACGTTGAATGCGAAGGAATCGGCCCATGCGAAGAACGGCCGCATCCATACCTTTCCGAGCCATATGCCGTGGTGGCAACTCGACCGCATCTACGTGCGTGGCTTCGAGATCGAGCGGACGCAGGCGCTGACGGGCCGCGAGTGGGCCGAGCGCTCCGACCACGTGCCGCTGATGGCTGAGCTGGCGCATCGCGTGGCCATCCCGGAAGCCTGA
- the mobB gene encoding molybdopterin-guanine dinucleotide biosynthesis protein B, translating to MKVFGITGSSGSGKTTLLDQLIPRFVADGLRVAGIKHTHHGFDPDTPGKDSWRMRQGGCENVVLVGARHLTLMRHYPEDKPSPEIGEALAVLPPDTDLVMVEGYKWSDFPKLEIYRPGNGKAPLWAEVPGVVAVATDAMEAVAGQTTLPVIDLADADAIYGWIRDYLASH from the coding sequence GTGAAGGTATTCGGTATCACCGGTTCATCGGGCAGCGGCAAGACGACGCTGCTGGACCAGTTGATCCCCCGGTTCGTGGCTGACGGCCTGCGCGTCGCCGGCATCAAGCACACGCACCACGGATTCGATCCGGACACGCCTGGCAAGGATTCCTGGCGCATGCGCCAGGGCGGCTGCGAGAACGTGGTGCTGGTCGGCGCCCGCCACCTGACGCTGATGCGTCATTACCCGGAAGACAAGCCATCGCCGGAGATCGGCGAAGCGCTGGCGGTGCTGCCGCCCGACACCGACCTGGTCATGGTCGAAGGCTACAAGTGGAGCGATTTCCCGAAGCTGGAGATCTATCGCCCGGGCAATGGCAAGGCGCCGCTCTGGGCCGAGGTGCCGGGCGTAGTGGCCGTGGCGACCGACGCGATGGAGGCGGTGGCCGGACAGACCACGCTGCCCGTCATCGACCTGGCCGACGCCGACGCCATCTACGGCTGGATCCGGGATTACCTGGCGTCACACTGA
- the ubiB gene encoding ubiquinone biosynthesis regulatory protein kinase UbiB, protein MTRLLRLCKIIFVILYYGLDELVLSGFKSRRIKFLVRVITIGRKLDQPRGERLRLALTTLGPIFVKFGQVLSTRRDLMPPDIADELAKLQDQVPPFDSAVAVKIIEKSLGRPLAALFENFEHQPVASASIAQVHFATLRGGPSHGREVAVKVLRPGMLPVIDSDLALMRDMATWLERVWVDGRRLKPREVVAEFDKYLHDELDLMIEAANASQLRRNFADSDLLCVPEVFWDWCTSTVFTMERMHGIPISRTESLKAAGVDMHKLAEEGVEIFFTQVFRDGFFHADMHPGNILVSVQPETFGRYIALDFGIVGALSEFDKNYLAQNFIAFFRRDYHRVALLHVESGWVPPETRVEELESAVRACCEPYFDKPLREISLGMVLMRLFQTSRRFNVEIQPQLVLLQKTLLNIEGLGRQLDPDLDLWKTAKPFLERWMYEQVGWQGAWERVKVEAPQWAKMLPDFPRLAHQFLERRALLNNGEQERLLTQLVHEQRRTNRRLSTALMLMGGFLAGIVIVQALAWAGYW, encoded by the coding sequence ATGACCCGCCTGCTGCGTCTCTGCAAGATTATCTTCGTCATCCTGTACTACGGGCTCGACGAGCTTGTGCTGTCCGGCTTCAAGAGCCGGCGCATCAAGTTCCTGGTGCGCGTGATCACCATCGGCCGCAAGCTGGACCAGCCGCGCGGCGAGCGCCTGCGCCTGGCGCTGACCACGCTGGGGCCGATTTTCGTCAAGTTCGGCCAGGTGCTGTCCACCCGGCGCGACCTGATGCCGCCCGATATCGCCGATGAACTGGCCAAGCTGCAGGACCAGGTGCCGCCGTTCGATTCGGCGGTGGCGGTGAAGATCATCGAGAAATCGCTCGGTCGGCCGCTGGCAGCGCTGTTCGAAAACTTCGAGCACCAGCCCGTGGCCAGTGCGTCCATCGCCCAGGTGCACTTCGCCACGCTGCGAGGCGGCCCCAGCCATGGCCGCGAGGTGGCCGTGAAGGTGCTGCGCCCCGGCATGCTGCCCGTGATCGACAGCGACCTGGCGCTGATGCGCGACATGGCCACGTGGCTGGAGCGCGTGTGGGTGGATGGCCGCCGCCTGAAGCCGCGCGAGGTGGTGGCCGAGTTCGACAAGTACCTGCACGACGAGCTGGACCTGATGATCGAGGCGGCCAACGCCAGCCAGCTGCGCCGCAACTTCGCCGACAGCGACCTGCTGTGCGTGCCCGAGGTGTTCTGGGACTGGTGTACCAGCACGGTCTTCACGATGGAGCGGATGCACGGCATCCCGATCTCGCGCACCGAATCGCTGAAGGCGGCCGGCGTGGACATGCACAAGCTGGCCGAGGAAGGCGTCGAGATCTTCTTCACGCAGGTGTTCCGCGACGGCTTCTTCCACGCCGACATGCACCCGGGCAACATCCTGGTGTCGGTGCAGCCGGAGACGTTTGGCCGGTATATCGCGCTGGACTTCGGCATCGTCGGCGCGCTGTCCGAGTTCGACAAGAACTACCTGGCGCAGAACTTCATCGCCTTTTTCCGCCGCGACTACCACCGCGTGGCGCTGCTGCACGTGGAGTCGGGCTGGGTGCCGCCGGAGACACGTGTCGAGGAACTGGAATCGGCCGTGCGCGCCTGCTGCGAGCCGTATTTCGACAAGCCGCTGCGCGAGATCTCGCTGGGCATGGTGCTGATGCGCCTGTTCCAGACGTCGCGCCGGTTCAACGTCGAGATCCAGCCGCAGCTGGTGTTGCTGCAGAAGACGCTGCTCAATATCGAGGGCCTGGGGCGCCAGCTGGACCCCGATCTCGATCTCTGGAAGACCGCCAAGCCGTTCCTGGAGCGCTGGATGTACGAGCAGGTCGGCTGGCAGGGTGCCTGGGAACGCGTCAAGGTCGAGGCGCCGCAATGGGCCAAGATGCTGCCCGACTTCCCGCGCCTGGCGCACCAGTTCCTGGAGCGCCGCGCGCTGTTGAACAACGGCGAGCAGGAGCGGCTGCTGACCCAGCTGGTGCACGAGCAGCGCCGTACCAACCGGCGGCTCTCCACCGCGCTGATGCTGATGGGCGGGTTCCTGGCGGGGATCGTGATCGTCCAGGCGCTGGCCTGGGCGGGGTACTGGTAA
- the clsB gene encoding cardiolipin synthase ClsB gives MCRSRPLADNRAMSRIYDRAEPEMPRTADEPDASDAPDARREPADAPTSPQTPAAGLPGSVHELRAASAHAKARLMHWVRRRGSPVPGNLVDLLRNGQEFFPALIAAIDAAQVHVVVETYIYADDDVGARVGDALIGAAQRGVDVRLVVDGFGAGDMPVALQDRLRAGGVVLEIYRPLRGFKFARRHLRRLHRKIAVIDGKVAFVGGINIIDDHNHGPIELPELGPRYDFAVRVRGPLVAQIALASARLWFRIAQRRGLRETANAFAEVETLTRGARLARSDVQPHGVPAALLMRDNLRNRRTIEREYLYALGSARRDVILANAYFLPGHKMRRALLACRERGVRVRLLLQGMVEYRLQHYATHALYARLLEAGVEIYEYEESFLHAKVAVVDDTWATVGSSNMDPFSLLLAREANVAVYDAAFADTLRARLERAMEQRSARVMPEVHARLPRLRRFANWAAYYVLRLGVVIAGVTGRY, from the coding sequence ATGTGCAGGAGCCGCCCGTTGGCCGATAATCGAGCCATGTCACGGATCTACGATCGCGCCGAACCCGAAATGCCCCGTACCGCCGATGAGCCTGACGCGTCCGATGCACCGGACGCGCGCCGGGAACCGGCGGACGCTCCGACGTCGCCGCAGACGCCTGCCGCCGGCCTGCCCGGGTCCGTGCACGAGCTGCGCGCCGCCAGCGCCCACGCCAAGGCCAGGCTGATGCACTGGGTACGCCGGCGCGGCAGCCCGGTGCCCGGCAACCTGGTCGATCTGTTGCGCAACGGCCAGGAGTTCTTTCCCGCCCTGATCGCCGCCATCGACGCGGCGCAAGTCCACGTGGTGGTCGAAACGTACATCTATGCCGACGACGACGTTGGCGCGCGCGTCGGCGATGCGCTGATTGGTGCGGCGCAGCGTGGCGTCGACGTCCGGCTGGTGGTCGACGGCTTTGGCGCCGGCGACATGCCGGTGGCCCTGCAGGACAGGCTCCGGGCTGGCGGCGTCGTGCTGGAAATCTACCGGCCGCTGCGCGGGTTCAAGTTCGCGCGGCGCCACCTGCGGCGGCTCCATCGAAAAATCGCCGTGATCGACGGCAAGGTGGCGTTCGTGGGCGGCATCAATATCATCGACGACCACAACCACGGGCCGATCGAACTGCCTGAATTGGGGCCACGCTACGACTTCGCGGTGCGCGTGAGGGGGCCGCTGGTGGCGCAGATCGCGCTGGCGTCGGCCCGGCTGTGGTTTCGCATCGCCCAACGGCGCGGTCTGCGCGAGACCGCGAATGCGTTCGCGGAGGTGGAGACGCTGACGCGCGGCGCGCGGCTGGCACGGAGCGATGTGCAGCCCCACGGTGTGCCCGCGGCCTTGCTGATGCGCGACAACCTGCGCAATCGCCGTACCATCGAGCGGGAATACCTGTACGCGCTGGGCTCGGCGCGCCGCGACGTGATCCTGGCCAACGCCTACTTCCTGCCCGGCCACAAGATGCGCCGCGCGCTGCTGGCCTGCCGCGAGCGCGGCGTGCGCGTGCGGCTGCTGCTGCAGGGCATGGTGGAATACCGGCTCCAGCACTACGCCACCCACGCGCTCTATGCGCGGCTGCTGGAGGCGGGTGTCGAAATCTACGAGTACGAGGAAAGCTTCCTGCATGCCAAGGTGGCGGTGGTCGACGACACGTGGGCCACGGTGGGGTCCAGCAACATGGACCCCTTCAGCCTGCTGCTGGCGCGCGAGGCCAACGTGGCTGTCTATGACGCCGCGTTCGCCGATACGCTGCGCGCCCGGCTGGAACGCGCGATGGAGCAACGCAGCGCGCGAGTGATGCCGGAGGTGCATGCCCGCCTGCCGCGTTTGCGGCGGTTTGCCAACTGGGCGGCCTACTACGTGTTGCGTCTCGGCGTCGTCATTGCCGGGGTGACGGGGCGCTACTGA
- a CDS encoding SCP2 domain-containing protein encodes MNALPTPLAAPIVAALNHLIEQEPWACSLLAPFASRVIRFDAAAFALSLRITEHGGIEQATQADTPAVTLLVPLQQWPLVVADVAEGGQAAAMRHVRIDGDAELANAVSTLARNLRWDAAEDLSRALRGVMGGPVSDSVAQRVVDGARQVHESATRVGRALLDNVTEYLLDEQPTLVRHAALDGFGTDVARLRDDLARLEKRLERLERSGGQGEGASGQLPSAHR; translated from the coding sequence ATGAACGCCTTGCCGACTCCCCTGGCCGCGCCGATCGTCGCCGCACTGAATCACCTGATCGAACAGGAGCCGTGGGCCTGCAGCCTGCTGGCGCCGTTTGCCAGCCGCGTCATCCGGTTCGACGCCGCGGCGTTCGCGCTGTCCCTGCGGATCACCGAGCACGGCGGCATCGAGCAGGCGACGCAAGCCGATACACCGGCCGTGACGCTGCTGGTGCCACTGCAGCAATGGCCGCTGGTGGTGGCCGACGTGGCCGAGGGCGGCCAGGCCGCCGCCATGCGCCATGTGCGGATCGATGGCGACGCGGAACTGGCCAATGCGGTGTCCACGCTGGCGCGCAACCTGCGCTGGGACGCGGCCGAAGACCTGTCGCGCGCCCTGCGTGGCGTGATGGGCGGCCCGGTCAGCGACAGCGTGGCCCAGCGCGTGGTCGACGGCGCGCGGCAGGTGCATGAAAGCGCGACGCGCGTGGGCCGGGCGCTGCTCGACAATGTGACCGAATACCTGCTCGACGAACAGCCGACCCTGGTGCGCCACGCCGCGCTGGACGGGTTTGGCACCGACGTGGCGCGTCTGCGCGACGACCTGGCGCGGCTGGAAAAGCGCCTGGAACGCCTGGAACGCTCGGGCGGGCAAGGGGAGGGGGCTTCAGGCCAGCTTCCGTCGGCCCACCGTTGA